A genomic region of Plasmodium falciparum 3D7 genome assembly, chromosome: 11 contains the following coding sequences:
- a CDS encoding WD repeat-containing protein, putative yields the protein MKNRTRILKDSNIQTFNTCFDNINLNCASLKNKNLKNGPSFSFFYEYAHDRSILSLSLDESGTYMATASADHSIRIHNLKSLSTIKELYHKKCGHYDWVSEVFFTKRNEVLSGGLDGKLCLWNTIYCCKIQKINKMMNCSEYLEQRKKVKEVKFKASNNVITCKEMCAHHSTISDMKFDKQNDKCITSSYDKTLKLFDIRKFRELCIYKGNHTCPITKFLWLQNKIISADKNGCLCVFDVETSQEILNAKNTHTGNIGALNYFYLYNKTEKKMINNNPNVDHEKRIDKSLPFSSISSNDIKKNYSLKNKNNNNRDKNNQHNKREDVNYDVIYDDNCDDNIVKKNSNRNINLIRSDNLFGQHDNYLNLNNEKIPLIITGGQNDGILKVRDFRIFHKYVSYKKIHTASINSIITYNLNNKTYIISCSADGYCYQFEIQSICSSNLNNYLKKICVNEPILSARYVGNHFILVGSSFGNLFLLDFSDCSENTLTKQPKNIASINEINTNSINLSDKFNNPLNEKKSTNNDILWAFGACKKGGINCIDCIFVYDSKNKNTTEFEMYNIITAGDDGIPCFLYIPNSYI from the exons atGAAGAACAGAACAAGAATATTAAAAGACAGTAACATACAAACATTCAATACATgttttgataatataaatttaaactGTGCTTctctaaaaaataaaaacttgAAAAATGGAccttcattttcatttttctatGAATATGCTCACGATAGATCAATTTTATCCCTTTCACTAGATGAAAGTg GAACATATATGGCTACAGCTAGCGCAGATCATTCCATACGCATACACAACTTAAAAAGTTTATCAACtattaaagaattatatcataaaaaatgtGGTCATTATGATTGGGTTAGTGAAGTATTTTTTACCAAAAGAAATGAAGTTCTTTCAGGAGGACTGGATGGAAAATTGTGTCTATGGAATACTATATATTGTTGTAAAATtcagaaaataaataaaatgatgaACTGTTCAGAATATTTAGAACAGAGAAAAAAAGTGAAAGAAGTAAAATTTAAAGCATCCAATAATGTAATAACTTGTAAAGAAATGTGTGCACATCATTCTACAATTAGTGATATGAAATTTgataaacaaaatgataaatgTATTACTAGTAGTTATGATAAGACATTAAAACTTTTTGATATCCGTAAATTTCGTGaactatgtatatataaaggtAATCATACTTGTCCAATTACAAAATTTTTGTGGttacaaaacaaaataatatcagCAGATAAAAATGGATGTCTATGTGTATTTGATGTTGAAACATCTCAAGAAATACTTAATGCTAAAAATACACATACTGGAAATATAGGAgctttaaattatttttatttgtataataaaactgaaaaaaagatgataaaTAATAACCCAAATGTGGATCATGAAAAACGAATAGATAAATCTTTACCCTTTTCAAGTATATCATCaaatgatattaaaaaaaattattctttaaaaaataaaaataataacaataggGATAAGAATAATCAGCATAATAAAAGGGAGGATGTTAATTACGATGTTATTTATGATGACAattgtgatgataatattgttaaaaaaaatagtaatagaaatattaatttaattagatcagataatttatttggacaacatgataattatttaaatttaaataatgaaaagataCCCTTAATAATTACAGGTGGTCAAAATGACGGAATATTGAAAGTAAGAGATTTTCGtatatttcataaatatgtcagctacaaaaaaatacacacaGCTAGCATTAATAGCATTATAACTTATAATTTAAacaataaaacatatattatttcttgttCAGCAGATGGTTATTGTTATCAATTTGAAATACAAAGTATATGTTCATCAAAtttgaataattatttaaaaaagatatgTGTAAATGAACCTATTTTATCAGCACGATATGTTGgaaatcattttattttggTTGGCTCATCTTTtggaaatttatttttattagattTTTCTGATTGTTCAGAAAATACATTAACAAAACAACCTAAAAATATAGCTTCAATCAATGAAATTAATACAAATTCAATTAATCTTTctgataaatttaataatccattaaatgaaaaaaaaagtacaaaCAATGATATCTTATGGGCTTTCGGGGCTTGCAAAAAAGGAGGAATTAATTGTATTGAttgtatatttgtttatgattcaaaaaataaaaatacaactGAATTtgaaatgtataatattataacagCAGGAGATGATGGTATTCCATGTTTCTTATATATACCCAattcttatatttaa
- a CDS encoding exported protein 1: MKILSVFFLALFFIIFNKESLAEKTNKGTGSGVSSKKKNKKGSGEPLIDVHDLISDMIKKEEELVEVNKRKSKYKLATSVLAGLLGVVSTVLLGGVGLVLYNTEKGRHPFKIGSSDPADNANPDADSESNGEPNAGPQVTAQDVTPEQPQGDDNNLVSGTEH, encoded by the exons atgaAAATCTTATCAGTATTTTTTCTTGCtcttttctttatcattttcaaTAAAGAATCCTTAGCcgaaaaaacaaacaaaggAACTGGAAGTGGTGTTAgcagcaaaaaaaaaaataaaa AAGGATCAGGTGAACCATTAATAGATGTACACGATTTAATATCTGATATGAtcaaaaaagaagaagaactTGTTGAAGTTAACAAAAGAAAATCCAAATATAAACTTGCCACTTCAGTACTTGCAGGTTTATTAGGTGTAGTATCCACCGTATTATTAGGAGGTGTTGGTTTAGTATTATACAATACTGAAAAAGGAAGACACCCATTCAAAATAGGATCAAGCGACCCAGCTGATAATGCTAACCCAGATGCTGATTCTGAATCCAATGGAGAACCAAATGCAGGCCCACAAGTTACAGCTCAAGATGTTACACCAGAg caACCACAAGGTGACGACAACAACCTCGTAAGTGGCACTGAACACTAA